The following are from one region of the Natronosporangium hydrolyticum genome:
- a CDS encoding VOC family protein has translation MTARLITVVLDAREPRVLAEFYAELLGLPVLRVDGDWVDIGDDTTRLSFQHAPEHQPPTWPEPGTPMQIHLDLAVDDIEQAEAQAVRLGATRLPWGSAEEEAKGLRPPGAGGFRVYADPAGHPFCLCWGDG, from the coding sequence ATGACGGCGCGACTGATCACCGTGGTGCTGGACGCACGGGAGCCGAGGGTGTTGGCCGAGTTCTATGCGGAGCTGTTGGGTCTGCCGGTGCTGCGGGTCGACGGCGACTGGGTGGATATCGGTGACGACACCACCCGGCTCAGTTTTCAGCATGCCCCGGAGCACCAGCCGCCTACCTGGCCGGAGCCGGGGACGCCGATGCAGATCCACCTCGACCTGGCGGTCGACGACATCGAGCAGGCCGAGGCGCAGGCGGTGCGGTTGGGGGCGACCAGGCTGCCGTGGGGTTCCGCCGAAGAGGAGGCCAAGGGTCTGCGCCCGCCGGGGGCGGGCGGGTTCCGGGTCTATGCCGACCCGGCCGGTCATCCGTTCTGCCTGTGCTGGGGCGACGGCTGA
- the ligA gene encoding NAD-dependent DNA ligase LigA, whose amino-acid sequence MDAPGESPEAERAAGVEPPSAARERHAELAKDIEDHRYRYYVLDAPTISDGAFDELMRELEALEVEFPALRTPDSPSQRVGGSYATEFTPVAHIEPMMSLDNGFHPAEMAAWVQRVQRESGDEAVRFLCEPKVDGLAVNLTYRDGRLVQAATRGDGRTGEDVTYNVRAIKRVPNQLVGADIPALLEVRGEIYFPLAAFGELNAWLVEQGRDPFANPRNAAAGSVRQKDPKVSAARPLAMVVHGLGAREGLAPATQSEAYELLARWGLPTSDRWRVVDGLAGVEEYITYYAEHRHDLEHEIDGVVVKVDRWDLQGRLGATSRAPRWALAYKYPPEEVNTVLRDILVNVGRTGRVTPYAELAPVRVAGSTVTFATLHNAREVVRKGVLIGDTVVIRKAGDVIPEVLGPVAELRPDDAREFVMPSHCPECGSQLAPAKESDVDIRCPNQRSCPAQLRERVFHLAGRGAFDIEMLGYKAAAALLESGVITDEGELFALDEAALTRSEFFVNKDGSLGSNGDKLLKNLAVAKRQPLWRVLVGLSIRHVGPTAAQALAAEFGSIEAIEAASEEELAAVDGVGPTIAASLREWFAVQWHREVVRKWREAGVRMAEERPAAGPRPLAGLTLVVTGTLAGYSRDQATAAVTGQGGKVTSSVSKKTSYLVAGDNPGSKYDKARSLGVPVLDEAGFATLLAEGPEAVAPATEPE is encoded by the coding sequence GTGGACGCACCAGGAGAGAGCCCCGAGGCCGAGCGTGCGGCGGGTGTCGAGCCGCCGTCGGCCGCCCGGGAGCGGCACGCTGAGCTGGCCAAGGATATTGAGGACCACCGCTACCGCTATTACGTGCTGGACGCGCCGACGATCTCGGACGGTGCCTTTGACGAGCTGATGCGGGAGCTGGAGGCGCTGGAGGTCGAGTTCCCGGCGCTGCGGACCCCCGATTCCCCTAGCCAACGGGTGGGCGGCAGCTACGCTACCGAGTTCACCCCGGTCGCCCACATCGAGCCGATGATGTCGCTGGACAACGGCTTCCACCCGGCGGAGATGGCGGCCTGGGTGCAGCGGGTCCAGCGGGAGTCGGGCGACGAGGCGGTCCGGTTCCTCTGCGAGCCGAAGGTCGACGGGTTGGCGGTCAACTTGACCTACCGGGACGGTCGGTTGGTGCAGGCGGCGACCCGTGGCGACGGCCGCACCGGCGAAGACGTCACCTACAACGTGCGGGCGATCAAGCGAGTCCCGAACCAGCTGGTCGGGGCGGATATCCCGGCGTTGTTGGAGGTCCGGGGGGAGATCTACTTTCCGCTCGCCGCGTTCGGCGAGCTGAACGCGTGGCTGGTGGAGCAGGGGCGGGACCCGTTCGCCAACCCTCGTAACGCCGCCGCCGGCAGCGTCCGGCAGAAGGACCCGAAGGTCAGCGCCGCCCGGCCGTTGGCGATGGTGGTGCACGGTCTGGGGGCTCGGGAGGGGCTCGCCCCGGCTACCCAGTCCGAGGCGTACGAGTTGCTGGCGCGATGGGGGTTGCCGACGAGCGACCGGTGGCGAGTGGTGGACGGGCTAGCCGGGGTGGAGGAGTACATCACCTACTACGCGGAGCACCGGCACGACCTGGAGCACGAGATCGACGGTGTGGTGGTGAAGGTCGACCGGTGGGATCTGCAGGGCCGGTTGGGCGCCACCAGCCGCGCCCCGCGCTGGGCGTTGGCTTACAAATACCCCCCGGAGGAGGTCAACACGGTCCTCCGCGACATCTTGGTCAACGTGGGCCGGACCGGCCGGGTCACGCCGTACGCGGAGTTGGCGCCGGTCCGGGTCGCTGGCTCGACGGTCACCTTCGCCACCCTGCACAACGCTCGCGAGGTGGTCCGGAAGGGCGTGTTGATCGGCGACACGGTGGTGATCCGCAAGGCCGGGGATGTCATTCCGGAGGTGCTGGGGCCGGTGGCGGAGCTGCGCCCCGACGATGCGCGGGAGTTCGTCATGCCCAGCCATTGCCCGGAGTGCGGGTCGCAGCTGGCACCGGCGAAGGAGAGCGATGTCGATATCCGGTGTCCGAATCAGCGCAGCTGTCCGGCGCAGTTGCGGGAGCGGGTCTTCCACCTGGCCGGTCGGGGCGCCTTCGACATCGAGATGCTGGGTTACAAAGCGGCCGCCGCGCTGCTGGAATCTGGCGTGATCACCGATGAGGGGGAGCTGTTCGCGCTCGATGAGGCCGCGCTGACCCGGTCCGAGTTCTTCGTCAACAAAGACGGTTCGTTGGGCAGCAACGGTGACAAACTGCTGAAAAACCTGGCTGTCGCGAAGCGGCAGCCGTTGTGGCGGGTGCTGGTGGGGCTTTCGATTCGGCATGTCGGGCCGACCGCGGCCCAGGCGTTGGCGGCCGAGTTCGGCTCGATTGAGGCGATCGAGGCGGCGAGTGAGGAGGAGTTGGCGGCGGTGGACGGGGTCGGGCCCACCATCGCCGCCAGCCTCCGGGAGTGGTTCGCGGTCCAGTGGCATCGGGAGGTGGTGCGCAAGTGGCGCGAGGCCGGGGTCCGGATGGCGGAGGAGCGGCCGGCCGCCGGTCCGCGCCCGTTGGCCGGCCTCACGCTGGTGGTGACCGGGACGCTCGCCGGCTACTCCCGGGATCAGGCGACTGCGGCGGTGACCGGGCAGGGTGGCAAGGTGACGAGCTCCGTGTCGAAGAAGACTTCATACCTGGTGGCGGGGGACAATCCAGGCAGTAAGTACGACAAGGCTCGCTCGCTCGGAGTTCCGGTGCTCGACGAGGCCGGGTTCGCGACTCTGCTGGCGGAGGGTCCGGAGGCGGTGGCGCCGGCCACCGAGCCGGAGTAG
- a CDS encoding methionine synthase, translating into MSEFPWPTGAATGIGSLPGTDIVEAVKLVFGELPEFPYLPELPARGPGADMLGRSAGLLVDLPVELYAARWRVAARGGTDLRRIADLRERDLDALTEQAVDYQGPVKIQCAGPWTLATNLELRGGGPMLRDPGAVADLTGSLAEGLRAHLVELTARVPGARLVLQLDEASLPAVLGGQVPTESGFGTLPAVERATVIEALRSVVEVVGVPVVLHCCAPDVPVGLVREIGAVGVALDLDLLPDLDELGEALDAGLGLLAGAVPTEVAATASNPVSPTAGEVADRVRRLWGRLGFAPDRLPEQVVVTQACGLAGASPEFARSAVAAARDAARQLP; encoded by the coding sequence GTGAGCGAGTTCCCCTGGCCAACCGGGGCAGCGACTGGGATCGGGTCGCTGCCGGGCACCGATATCGTCGAAGCGGTCAAGCTGGTCTTTGGCGAGCTGCCCGAGTTTCCATACTTGCCGGAGCTGCCGGCCCGTGGCCCTGGCGCGGACATGCTGGGGCGCAGCGCCGGGCTGTTGGTCGACCTGCCGGTCGAGCTGTACGCGGCGCGCTGGCGGGTGGCCGCGCGCGGCGGCACCGACCTGCGCCGCATCGCGGACCTGCGCGAACGGGACCTGGACGCGCTCACTGAGCAGGCGGTCGACTATCAAGGGCCGGTCAAGATCCAGTGTGCCGGGCCGTGGACGCTCGCGACGAACCTGGAGCTGCGTGGTGGCGGCCCGATGTTGCGCGATCCCGGTGCGGTGGCGGACCTGACCGGTTCGCTCGCCGAGGGGCTGCGGGCGCATCTGGTGGAGCTGACCGCGCGGGTGCCCGGCGCCCGGCTGGTGCTGCAGCTCGATGAGGCGTCACTGCCGGCGGTGCTCGGGGGCCAGGTGCCTACCGAGAGCGGCTTCGGCACCCTCCCGGCGGTGGAGCGGGCCACCGTGATCGAGGCGCTGCGGTCGGTGGTGGAGGTGGTCGGGGTTCCGGTGGTGCTGCACTGCTGCGCGCCGGACGTGCCGGTGGGGTTGGTGCGAGAGATCGGCGCGGTCGGGGTGGCCCTCGACCTCGACCTGTTGCCGGACCTCGACGAGTTGGGCGAGGCGCTCGACGCCGGGCTCGGGCTGCTAGCGGGCGCCGTCCCCACCGAGGTGGCGGCGACCGCGTCGAATCCGGTGTCGCCCACCGCGGGCGAGGTGGCCGACCGGGTACGCCGGCTGTGGGGGCGGTTGGGGTTCGCGCCCGACCGGCTGCCGGAGCAGGTGGTGGTGACCCAGGCGTGCGGCCTGGCCGGGGCGAGCCCGGAGTTCGCCCGCTCGGCGGTTGCCGCGGCTCGCGACGCCGCCCGACAGTTGCCGTGA
- the gatC gene encoding Asp-tRNA(Asn)/Glu-tRNA(Gln) amidotransferase subunit GatC, translated as MTTISRDEVAHLARLARLAVTEQELDTFAGQLDVILQAVARVGEVTAGEIPPTSHAVPLTNVLRPDEVTPSLPVAEALAQAPDAAEGRFRVPRILDEEE; from the coding sequence ATGACAACCATCTCTCGTGACGAGGTGGCGCACTTGGCGCGGTTGGCCCGGCTGGCCGTGACCGAGCAGGAGCTGGACACGTTCGCCGGTCAACTCGACGTGATCCTGCAGGCGGTCGCCCGGGTCGGTGAGGTCACCGCCGGGGAGATCCCGCCCACGTCACACGCTGTGCCGCTGACTAACGTGTTGCGCCCCGACGAAGTGACCCCGAGCCTGCCGGTGGCCGAAGCGCTCGCGCAGGCGCCGGACGCGGCTGAGGGCCGTTTCCGGGTGCCCCGGATTCTGGACGAGGAGGAGTGA
- a CDS encoding putative bifunctional diguanylate cyclase/phosphodiesterase, giving the protein MVSEALRNTIPTERRLPFLALVGAVLAGGAAVIGVAVSQLPGASLPVAFWLMATIAVVADARPFTPPGRRQTLAVFPSICLTFAILLAWGLGPALAVQAAAVVVASWRMRHAVWRGLYNLGQYALAFGAAELVLQLGGARPYPLVGLSVGQVATVVVATIAWFTVKYGSVTLTIRLRFGESAWRLLRRTMVWEALTYGALLLLSPVLVAAAAASPALVPLVVVPLYAVYRMARLAEDLVGLTRRDPLTGLANRPALASAAAEQVTIHKDLAARGDPASRFGLLLVDLDRFKNVNDALGHEVGDQLLVEVGARLQATVGPRDLVARLGGDEFAVLAPRLSGAAEARAFAGRLAAALAEPVRLEGLPLDVSGSIGVAVWPDHGAEVAELLRRADVAMYDAKQRAAPVAVYSPESDHHTPQRLSLLADLRTSLEQPGADGVTMHYQPQVAVATGEIVGVEALLRWQHPVRGPVPPDQLIKVAEHTAVMRMLTLRIIDEVVAQLARWAAAGESVRASVNVSIRDLHTGDVAERIAGQLRRYGIPPRQLQLEITEGALMADPRRVLATIGALDRLGVAISLDDFGTGYSSLQHLRRLPLAEVKVDRSFVLGMAHDADDAAIVGSIVELAGALGLRVVAEGVEDAQTCQQLADAGCHVAQGWYYARPMPADELLPWLERYRKLADDLGGEKPHDNHLS; this is encoded by the coding sequence ATGGTGTCCGAGGCACTGCGCAACACCATCCCCACCGAGCGGCGGCTGCCCTTCTTAGCGCTGGTCGGCGCGGTCCTCGCCGGGGGCGCGGCGGTGATCGGAGTGGCGGTGAGTCAGCTGCCCGGCGCTTCTCTTCCCGTCGCTTTCTGGTTGATGGCGACCATCGCGGTGGTCGCCGACGCCCGACCCTTTACGCCACCGGGTCGGCGGCAGACACTGGCGGTCTTCCCCTCGATCTGCCTCACCTTCGCGATCCTGCTCGCGTGGGGGCTCGGGCCGGCGCTGGCGGTGCAGGCGGCCGCGGTGGTGGTGGCCTCGTGGCGGATGCGCCACGCGGTCTGGCGCGGGCTGTACAACCTCGGGCAGTACGCACTCGCGTTCGGTGCCGCCGAGTTGGTGCTCCAGCTAGGGGGCGCCCGACCGTATCCGCTGGTTGGGCTGAGCGTCGGCCAGGTGGCGACCGTGGTGGTCGCGACCATTGCCTGGTTCACGGTCAAGTACGGCTCGGTCACCCTCACCATCCGGCTGCGGTTCGGTGAGTCCGCCTGGCGGCTGCTCCGGCGCACGATGGTCTGGGAAGCATTGACCTACGGGGCGTTGTTGCTGCTCAGCCCGGTTTTGGTGGCGGCCGCCGCGGCCAGCCCGGCGTTGGTGCCGTTGGTGGTGGTCCCGCTGTACGCGGTCTACCGGATGGCCCGGCTCGCCGAGGATCTCGTCGGGTTGACTCGTCGCGACCCGTTGACCGGGCTGGCGAACCGGCCGGCCCTGGCCAGCGCGGCGGCCGAACAGGTCACGATCCACAAGGACCTGGCCGCCCGCGGGGACCCGGCGAGCCGGTTCGGCCTGCTGCTGGTGGATCTCGACCGATTTAAGAACGTCAACGACGCGCTCGGGCACGAGGTCGGTGATCAGCTGTTGGTCGAGGTAGGAGCCAGGCTGCAGGCGACGGTCGGCCCGCGTGACCTGGTGGCCCGGCTCGGCGGCGACGAGTTCGCGGTGCTGGCGCCGCGGCTGTCCGGGGCCGCCGAGGCCCGGGCCTTCGCCGGCCGGCTCGCCGCCGCGCTCGCCGAGCCGGTGCGGCTGGAGGGTCTGCCGCTGGATGTCTCCGGTTCGATTGGGGTGGCGGTCTGGCCGGATCACGGCGCTGAGGTCGCCGAACTGCTGCGGCGCGCGGATGTGGCGATGTACGACGCGAAGCAACGCGCGGCGCCGGTGGCGGTCTACAGCCCCGAGAGCGATCACCACACCCCGCAGCGGTTGTCGCTGCTGGCCGACTTACGGACCTCGTTGGAGCAGCCCGGAGCCGACGGCGTCACGATGCATTACCAGCCGCAGGTGGCGGTCGCGACCGGCGAGATCGTGGGGGTGGAGGCGCTGCTGCGCTGGCAACATCCGGTCCGCGGGCCGGTCCCCCCGGACCAGTTGATCAAGGTGGCGGAGCACACCGCGGTGATGCGGATGTTGACGCTGCGCATCATCGACGAGGTGGTGGCGCAGTTGGCGAGGTGGGCCGCCGCCGGCGAGTCGGTCCGCGCGTCGGTCAACGTCAGCATCCGAGATCTGCACACCGGTGATGTCGCCGAACGGATCGCCGGGCAGCTCCGCCGTTACGGCATTCCGCCGCGGCAACTGCAGCTGGAGATCACCGAGGGGGCGCTGATGGCCGATCCGCGGCGAGTGTTGGCGACTATCGGAGCGCTGGACCGGCTCGGGGTAGCGATCTCGCTCGACGATTTCGGCACCGGCTACTCCTCGCTGCAACACCTGCGCCGGCTGCCGCTGGCCGAGGTCAAGGTGGATCGTTCCTTTGTGCTGGGCATGGCCCACGACGCGGACGACGCCGCGATCGTCGGGTCGATCGTCGAGCTGGCCGGGGCGCTCGGGCTGCGGGTGGTCGCCGAGGGGGTGGAGGACGCGCAGACCTGTCAGCAGCTCGCCGACGCCGGCTGCCACGTCGCGCAGGGGTGGTATTACGCCCGCCCGATGCCCGCCGACGAGCTGCTGCCGTGGCTGGAGCGCTACCGTAAACTGGCCGACGATCTGGGAGGAGAGAAGCCGCATGACAACCATCTCTCGTGA
- the gatA gene encoding Asp-tRNA(Asn)/Glu-tRNA(Gln) amidotransferase subunit GatA yields MAEPTELTTQTAARLAALIAAGEVSAVAVTQAHLDRIAATEPSVHAFLHVDAEGALAAAAEVDRARAAGEPLGPLAGVPVAVKDAFTTRGVPTTSGSRILADWRPPYDATVVARLRDAGLVILGKTNMDEFAMGSSTEYSAFGPTRNPWDLARIPGGSGGGSAAALAAYQAPLSIGSDTGGSIRQPGAVTGTVGAKPTYGGTSRYGLIAFSSSLDTPGPCGRTVADTAALHTVIAGHDPRDSTSIPQQVPDLVGAAARGGEGDLSGVRLGLVRELSGQGAEPGVAAAFRDAVTTLTKLGAEVVEVSCPHFEYALPAYYLIAPSECSSNLARFDGVRYGLRAGDDGVRSLEEVMSLTREAGFGPEVKRRVMLGTYALSSGYYDAYYGQAQKVRTLISRDFAAAFEQADVLISPTTPFVAFPFGQRTDDPYQMYLADLYTIPSNLYGGPAISVPSGLADGLPVGFQVMAPTLADDRMYHVAAALESALPARRPPQLEPGSSIGG; encoded by the coding sequence GTGGCTGAGCCGACCGAGCTGACCACGCAGACCGCCGCCCGATTGGCGGCGTTGATCGCCGCCGGGGAGGTCTCCGCGGTGGCGGTGACCCAGGCTCACCTGGACCGGATCGCCGCTACCGAGCCGAGCGTCCACGCGTTCCTTCACGTCGATGCCGAGGGCGCGTTGGCGGCCGCCGCCGAGGTGGACCGTGCCCGCGCCGCGGGTGAACCGCTGGGGCCGTTGGCCGGGGTTCCGGTCGCCGTCAAGGACGCGTTCACCACTCGGGGCGTGCCGACCACCTCCGGCTCCCGGATCCTCGCCGACTGGCGGCCGCCCTACGACGCGACCGTGGTGGCCCGGCTGCGCGACGCCGGGCTGGTGATCCTCGGTAAGACCAACATGGACGAGTTCGCGATGGGTTCGTCCACCGAGTATTCAGCCTTCGGGCCGACTCGCAACCCGTGGGATCTGGCCCGGATTCCGGGTGGTTCGGGTGGTGGCTCGGCGGCGGCGCTCGCCGCTTACCAGGCACCGCTGTCGATCGGCAGCGACACCGGCGGGTCCATCCGGCAGCCCGGGGCGGTCACCGGCACGGTCGGCGCCAAACCGACGTACGGCGGCACCTCCCGGTACGGGTTGATCGCGTTCTCATCCTCGTTGGACACACCTGGCCCCTGCGGGCGTACGGTGGCCGACACCGCGGCGCTGCACACGGTGATCGCCGGCCACGATCCGCGGGACTCGACCTCGATTCCGCAGCAGGTGCCGGATCTGGTCGGCGCGGCCGCCCGTGGTGGCGAGGGTGACCTGTCCGGGGTCCGGCTCGGCCTGGTGCGGGAGCTCTCCGGGCAGGGCGCCGAGCCGGGCGTGGCGGCGGCGTTCCGGGACGCGGTCACCACCCTGACCAAGCTCGGCGCCGAGGTGGTGGAGGTCTCCTGCCCCCACTTCGAGTACGCGCTGCCGGCGTACTATCTGATCGCGCCGAGCGAGTGTTCGTCCAACCTGGCCCGCTTCGACGGGGTGCGGTATGGCCTGCGCGCCGGTGACGACGGGGTCCGGTCGCTGGAGGAGGTCATGTCGCTGACCCGGGAGGCCGGTTTCGGCCCCGAGGTGAAGCGGCGGGTCATGCTCGGCACCTACGCGCTCTCTTCCGGTTACTACGACGCCTACTACGGCCAGGCGCAGAAGGTCCGAACGCTGATCTCCCGCGACTTCGCCGCCGCCTTCGAGCAGGCTGATGTGCTGATCTCGCCGACGACACCGTTCGTCGCTTTCCCGTTCGGGCAGCGCACCGATGACCCGTACCAGATGTATCTGGCCGATCTCTACACGATCCCCAGCAACCTGTACGGCGGTCCGGCGATCTCGGTGCCCAGCGGGCTCGCTGACGGCCTGCCGGTCGGCTTCCAGGTGATGGCGCCCACGCTCGCCGACGACCGGATGTACCACGTCGCGGCCGCGCTGGAGTCGGCGTTGCCGGCTCGTCGGCCGCCGCAGCTGGAGCCCGGCTCCAGCATCGGCGGATAA
- the gatB gene encoding Asp-tRNA(Asn)/Glu-tRNA(Gln) amidotransferase subunit GatB, protein MVTDIEDVVRRYEPVIGLEVHVELGTRTKMFCGCPTEFGAPPNSQVCPVCLGLPGSLPVANQAAIEAIIRIGLALNCDIADWCRFARKNYFYPDMPKNFQISQYDEPLCTDGWLDVLVDGEQVRVGIERVHLEEDTGKTLHVGGATGRIHGATESLVDYNRAGIPLVEIVTKPVPGAGILAPSVARAYVTELRDVIRSLGVSDVKMEQGSLRCDVNTSLTPVGAAAWGTRTETKNVNSLRSVERAVRSEMLRQAALLDRGETVVQETRHFHEETGDTTAGRSKETATDYRYFPEPDLVPLAPDPSWVEQLRAGLPELPRARRERLAQEWGYSDLDMQAVINAGALELVAATVAAGATAEAARKWWLGELSRRANEAGVELAEVGAAPSDVAAIQQLIDEGKLSDKLARTVLEGVLAGEGDPATVISARGLAMVSDAETLTTAVDEAIAANPEVAAKVRDGKVTAAGVLVGAVMKATRGQADAKTVRDLVLARLSSG, encoded by the coding sequence GTGGTGACTGACATCGAGGATGTGGTGCGCCGGTATGAACCGGTGATCGGCCTTGAGGTGCATGTCGAGTTGGGCACCCGTACGAAGATGTTCTGCGGCTGCCCGACGGAGTTCGGCGCACCACCGAACTCGCAGGTGTGCCCGGTGTGTCTGGGGTTGCCCGGCAGTCTGCCGGTGGCGAACCAGGCAGCGATCGAGGCGATCATCCGGATCGGGCTGGCGCTCAACTGCGACATCGCCGATTGGTGCCGGTTCGCCCGGAAGAATTACTTCTATCCGGATATGCCGAAGAACTTTCAGATCAGTCAGTATGATGAGCCGCTCTGCACCGACGGCTGGCTCGACGTGCTGGTCGACGGGGAGCAGGTGCGGGTCGGCATCGAGCGGGTGCACCTGGAAGAGGACACCGGCAAGACGCTGCATGTCGGCGGCGCCACCGGTCGCATCCACGGGGCGACCGAGTCGCTGGTCGACTACAACCGTGCCGGCATTCCATTGGTCGAGATCGTGACCAAACCGGTCCCGGGCGCGGGCATCCTGGCGCCCTCGGTGGCCCGCGCCTACGTGACCGAGCTACGCGACGTGATCAGGAGCCTCGGCGTCTCCGACGTGAAGATGGAGCAGGGTTCGCTCCGGTGCGACGTCAACACCTCGCTCACCCCGGTCGGAGCAGCGGCCTGGGGCACCCGGACCGAGACCAAGAACGTCAACTCGCTCCGGAGCGTCGAGCGGGCGGTCCGCTCGGAGATGCTGCGGCAAGCCGCGTTGTTGGACCGTGGTGAGACGGTGGTGCAGGAGACCCGCCACTTTCATGAGGAGACCGGCGACACCACCGCCGGCCGCTCCAAGGAGACCGCGACCGACTACCGCTACTTCCCGGAGCCGGACCTGGTGCCGCTGGCGCCCGATCCGTCCTGGGTGGAGCAACTGCGGGCGGGCCTGCCGGAGCTGCCGCGCGCCCGCCGCGAGCGGCTCGCGCAGGAGTGGGGATACAGCGACCTGGACATGCAGGCGGTGATCAACGCCGGGGCGTTGGAGTTGGTGGCGGCGACGGTCGCGGCCGGCGCGACCGCGGAGGCGGCCCGGAAGTGGTGGCTCGGCGAGTTGTCGCGGCGCGCGAACGAGGCCGGTGTCGAGTTGGCCGAGGTGGGCGCCGCACCATCCGATGTGGCCGCCATCCAGCAGCTGATCGACGAGGGCAAACTCAGCGACAAGCTCGCGCGGACCGTGCTGGAGGGCGTGCTCGCTGGCGAGGGAGATCCGGCGACGGTGATCTCCGCACGTGGTCTGGCGATGGTCTCCGACGCCGAGACGCTCACCACCGCGGTCGATGAAGCCATCGCCGCCAACCCGGAGGTGGCGGCGAAGGTCCGCGATGGCAAGGTGACGGCGGCCGGGGTGCTGGTCGGCGCGGTGATGAAGGCGACCCGGGGCCAGGCGGACGCGAAGACCGTCCGCGACCTGGTCCTCGCCCGGCTCAGCAGCGGCTGA
- a CDS encoding nucleoside deaminase has protein sequence MPISVADPRHAHWLAEAVSDAVANVAAGGGPFAALVVQGEQVLGRGVNRVTADNDPTAHAEVVAIRDACRRLGDFRLDGCVLVSSCEPCPMCLGAALWAHLDRIVYAADRHDAAASGFDDRAFYRLFDTPREQWPVPVERVVVGDATAPFHAWRADPSRIDY, from the coding sequence GTGCCGATCTCGGTTGCGGACCCCCGCCACGCCCATTGGCTCGCTGAAGCTGTCTCGGACGCGGTCGCCAACGTCGCCGCCGGGGGTGGGCCCTTCGCCGCCCTGGTGGTCCAGGGGGAGCAGGTGCTCGGTCGGGGGGTCAACCGGGTCACTGCCGACAACGATCCGACCGCGCACGCCGAGGTGGTGGCGATTCGGGACGCCTGCCGCCGGCTCGGCGACTTCCGGCTCGACGGCTGCGTGCTGGTGAGTTCCTGCGAGCCCTGCCCGATGTGCCTCGGCGCGGCGTTGTGGGCGCACCTGGACCGGATCGTCTACGCCGCCGACCGCCACGACGCCGCCGCCAGCGGCTTCGACGACCGGGCGTTCTACCGGCTCTTCGACACGCCGCGGGAGCAGTGGCCGGTGCCGGTCGAGCGGGTCGTCGTCGGCGATGCCACGGCGCCGTTTCACGCTTGGCGTGCCGATCCGTCCCGGATCGACTACTGA